In Drosophila santomea strain STO CAGO 1482 chromosome 2L, Prin_Dsan_1.1, whole genome shotgun sequence, a single window of DNA contains:
- the LOC120458066 gene encoding uncharacterized protein LOC120458066, translating to MYKILLFMAVNFMAYTFTSCDGDPHLCLQLVTVNYTERVTRPMEDYGNLAKFFKQLNIPAGKKDVTLTKLEEKEVCCAGFEKSTDGKCVSIPPTTTTTPTSTTETYDLTESTESSSPQSDSSGQGNAPSSLTKFNNNKHNTFVFAVAIGIGALIIVLAFIITLRILQKRRLASDNRISIVKFNSEMQTALL from the exons atgtataaaatattattgtttatggCGGTCAACTTTATGGCATATACATTCACTAGTTGCGATGGGGATCCTCATTTATGTCTTCAGCTTGTGACTGTAAATTATACCGAAAGGGTAACTAGGCCCATGGAGGACTATGGAAACCTTGCCAAATTTTTCAAGCAACTGAATATACCTGCAGGAAAAAAGGACGTG ACCTTAACCAAattagaagaaaaagaagtgtGTTGTGCAGGCTTCGAAAAATCCACCGACGGAAAATGTGTATCCATCCcacccacaacaacaacgacaccCACATCGACTACAGAAACTTACGATTTAACCGAATCTACTGAGTCATCATCTCCCCAATCGGACTCATCTGGCCAAGGAAATGCGCCCAGCTCTTTGacgaaatttaataataataagcacAACACTTTTGTATTTGCTGTTGCTATAGGAATTGGTGCTCTAATAATTGTTTTAGCTTTTATAATTACTTTGCGTATTCTCCAAAAGCGACGCTTAGCATCAGATAATAGAATCAGCATTGTAAAATTTAATTCTGAAATGCAAACAGCTCTTTTGTAG